One window of the Halonatronomonas betaini genome contains the following:
- a CDS encoding UvrD-helicase domain-containing protein — protein MTKELSDQKQRDAIINDLESNILVEAGAGSGKTTSLVSRFTALVKSGLHSPGSIATITFTRKAAAELKERIQTKLEDELKSNLDAIERDRVNEALNNLNQYYIGTIHSFAASLLRERPVETGLDPDFNEISEREEDHFLDRAYNRYLNKLRLNNPEAIEEPESTGVSPDELRDTFKTLSEYPDVEIAVSDKTKPDIEETYNRVIDFANRAINYIPDQEPDKGYDGTQRAVRKAYYQYKYANIEDDLAKLDIIELFNKSVSITLYKWTKNDVAKRYRDETLPGIKANYIDPFIEQWYKYRHRKIVEFLEPALSFYRQERLNHAKLTFQDLLYTTAKTLKNNPSFRQDFQQKYTALMVDEFQDTDPLQAEIIFYLTGKNTGEENWRQLKPIPGSLFVVGDPKQSIFRFRRADIAIYNQVKKQIENTGGRVLYLNSNFRTIPGLTNYLNGKIENIFTENDNGNTEIYAPLDPVRDRAEKEYEGIKKINIGSEYSKKKEMFAEDAKKIARFIASSVENGLEITVPENETNQATTRKVTYDDFMIILRKKKAIGQYIKELKEYNIPVDVTGGSTFDRSAEELRDLHKLLKLIDKPEEDSYLVAVLKGLYFGFSDEDLYEHRINGNNFRLLEQDPETINNDRLAEAIEQLKEYHDWKFKYSPAAFLNKLVVDLGLIPYTLNLDLAENRASNIFYLLEYIREAEVNDYLSFSDMTDRLGEIFADGIEEELNLNPSSSAVRLMNLHRAKGLESPVVILAGPFDRSNHSPDRHIIRGEYTNTGFFCFKKDIGQYYSKSIAYPPDWGYYENIEIKEEAAEEERLIYVAATRAKNLLVISSSECIRKSDFTKDPYNPWRRLLQEGVPSLEIPETYSTKKSANKTKVEIKEFEKFIEKEKDFSDRLKEPTYSLKSATDFDKRDLYKYLKGDDEGSMDYGTAAHRLIEKIINDYGKDDPDRINNFIKMLVEKNELKDTALEALEQITSDFLKSDLYEKLGKSVRIETEVPFYYQKDSNEYVSGIIDLVFLDDDSWKIIDFKTGRPKDKEDEIGKTRAYKPQLDIYHEAWTEITGSEPAATELHWLD, from the coding sequence ATGACTAAAGAGTTAAGCGATCAAAAACAAAGAGATGCAATCATCAATGATCTCGAATCAAATATACTTGTTGAGGCTGGAGCAGGTTCAGGTAAGACGACCAGCCTGGTATCCAGATTTACTGCCCTGGTTAAATCCGGCCTCCATTCTCCTGGCAGTATAGCCACCATCACTTTTACCAGAAAGGCTGCAGCAGAACTGAAAGAGAGAATCCAGACAAAACTTGAAGATGAACTTAAAAGCAATCTCGATGCAATCGAAAGAGACAGAGTTAATGAGGCCCTGAACAACTTAAACCAGTACTATATCGGGACTATTCATTCCTTTGCTGCCAGTCTTTTAAGAGAAAGGCCGGTGGAGACAGGTCTTGACCCTGATTTTAATGAAATATCAGAAAGAGAAGAGGATCACTTTTTAGACAGGGCCTATAATCGCTATTTAAATAAATTAAGGCTAAATAACCCTGAGGCAATAGAAGAACCCGAATCAACAGGAGTATCACCAGATGAATTAAGGGATACTTTTAAGACTTTAAGTGAATATCCTGATGTTGAAATAGCAGTCTCTGATAAAACTAAACCTGATATAGAAGAAACCTATAATAGAGTAATTGATTTTGCAAATCGAGCAATCAACTATATCCCAGATCAGGAACCAGATAAAGGCTATGATGGAACCCAGAGGGCAGTCAGAAAAGCCTATTATCAATATAAATATGCAAATATTGAAGACGACCTGGCGAAATTAGATATTATTGAGCTATTTAATAAAAGTGTTAGCATAACATTATATAAATGGACCAAAAACGATGTAGCAAAGAGATATAGAGATGAAACCCTTCCTGGTATTAAGGCCAATTATATTGATCCCTTTATTGAGCAGTGGTATAAGTACAGACATCGGAAAATAGTAGAGTTTTTAGAGCCTGCTTTAAGTTTCTATCGCCAGGAAAGATTAAATCATGCAAAACTTACTTTTCAGGATTTATTATATACAACAGCTAAAACCTTAAAGAATAATCCATCTTTCAGGCAAGATTTTCAGCAGAAGTATACAGCCTTAATGGTAGATGAGTTTCAGGATACAGATCCACTCCAGGCTGAAATCATCTTTTATTTAACCGGTAAAAATACCGGTGAAGAAAACTGGAGACAGCTAAAACCTATACCAGGTTCTCTATTTGTTGTTGGAGACCCAAAACAGTCTATTTTTCGGTTTAGAAGGGCAGATATAGCCATCTACAATCAGGTTAAAAAACAGATAGAAAATACAGGTGGCAGGGTCCTTTATCTTAATAGTAATTTTAGAACAATACCTGGCCTCACAAATTATTTAAATGGGAAAATAGAAAATATATTTACTGAGAATGATAATGGCAATACAGAAATCTATGCCCCGCTGGATCCTGTAAGAGACCGGGCAGAAAAGGAGTATGAAGGAATTAAAAAAATAAATATTGGCAGTGAATATTCAAAGAAAAAAGAGATGTTTGCAGAAGATGCAAAGAAAATAGCAAGATTTATAGCTTCTTCAGTGGAAAATGGGCTGGAAATTACTGTACCTGAAAATGAAACTAATCAGGCAACTACCAGAAAAGTTACTTATGATGACTTCATGATTATACTCAGGAAGAAAAAAGCTATTGGGCAATATATTAAAGAACTCAAAGAATATAATATACCTGTTGATGTCACCGGAGGCAGTACCTTTGACCGGTCGGCTGAAGAGTTAAGAGATCTCCATAAATTATTAAAATTAATCGATAAACCTGAAGAGGATAGCTATCTTGTGGCTGTGCTTAAAGGATTGTATTTTGGTTTTAGCGATGAAGATCTATATGAACACAGAATTAACGGTAATAATTTTAGATTACTGGAACAGGACCCTGAAACAATAAATAATGATAGATTGGCAGAAGCAATAGAACAACTAAAGGAATATCATGACTGGAAATTTAAATATTCTCCTGCAGCTTTTCTCAATAAATTGGTTGTTGACCTTGGCCTGATTCCATATACTTTAAATCTTGATCTGGCTGAAAACAGGGCCAGCAATATATTTTACCTGCTGGAATATATAAGAGAGGCCGAAGTTAATGATTATCTCTCATTCTCCGATATGACAGATAGGTTAGGAGAAATTTTTGCAGATGGTATAGAAGAAGAATTGAACTTAAACCCTTCATCCAGCGCTGTTAGACTGATGAATCTTCACAGGGCAAAGGGCCTGGAATCTCCGGTAGTTATTCTTGCCGGACCTTTTGATAGGAGCAACCATTCCCCGGATAGACATATAATTAGAGGTGAGTATACTAATACAGGTTTCTTCTGTTTTAAAAAAGATATAGGTCAATATTATTCTAAATCTATCGCATATCCACCTGACTGGGGATATTATGAGAATATAGAAATTAAAGAAGAAGCAGCTGAAGAAGAAAGGCTGATCTATGTAGCTGCCACCAGAGCAAAAAATCTGCTGGTAATCAGCAGCTCAGAATGTATAAGAAAATCTGATTTCACAAAAGATCCTTATAATCCATGGAGGAGGCTGCTCCAGGAAGGGGTTCCTTCATTGGAGATACCTGAAACTTATTCAACTAAAAAATCAGCTAATAAAACTAAAGTGGAAATAAAGGAATTTGAAAAATTCATTGAAAAGGAAAAAGATTTTTCTGATAGATTAAAAGAACCAACCTATTCCTTGAAATCAGCTACAGACTTCGATAAAAGAGACTTATACAAATATTTAAAGGGAGATGATGAGGGCAGTATGGATTATGGAACTGCGGCCCATCGTCTTATCGAAAAAATTATAAATGATTATGGTAAAGATGATCCAGACAGGATAAATAACTTTATTAAGATGCTGGTTGAGAAAAATGAATTAAAAGATACTGCCCTGGAGGCATTAGAGCAGATAACCAGCGACTTTCTTAAGTCCGATTTATATGAGAAACTCGGTAAATCGGTTAGAATCGAAACCGAAGTTCCATTCTATTACCAGAAAGATAGTAATGAATATGTCTCCGGTATAATTGACCTTGTTTTTTTAGATGATGACAGCTGGAAGATAATAGACTTTAAAACTGGCCGACCTAAAGATAAAGAAGACGAGATAGGTAAAACCAGGGCATATAAACCTCAACTTGATATCTATCATGAAGCCTGGACTGAGATAACCGGTTCTGAACCGGCTGCAACTGAATTACACTGGCTGGATTAA
- a CDS encoding phosphoenolpyruvate hydrolase family protein — translation MQDRKTILQNMKNIISRDEPLLGVAVGSGISARYAEKGGADFLMVLNAGIFRMAGVSSTAALLPYYNANKLVMNVGKNRILPAIKNTPVIFGMCGTDTTIDRFNYLDQIEKAGFSGVTNYPSVGIINGILKNHLEENKLSYKCEVEIIAEAVRRDLFTVAFVFDEQQAIQMAQVNADIICINFGWTKGGEQAPDKDFTLDQAVNKTNNIYNSLRRIDSDTIVMVYGGPINSPEAANYLFKKTNILGYIGGSVFERIPLEKEILKTTQQYKMFTSVKKSNSQRLRQELRKKKSFGQLVGKSKSMQRVYSIIDQIADKKVNVLITGESGTGKELVARAIHYYGEFSDAPFVPINTASIPYNLLESELFGHEKGSYTGAHKDKKGKFEIADGGTLFLDEIADMPKGLQAKILRAIEESKVQKVGAEDTFDVDLRVIAATNKDLRKLVDKNKFREDLFYRLNVVHIELPPLRDRKEDIPLLISEFLKENNDKYGEVIKDVTQSFFDSIIQYDWPGNIRELKNVIERAYVLNDENVNFLTSETLPAHLRSNTYKIDEEFSDDNGDLKGKLNILEQKIIKETLEDNDFNISRSAEELNITRKTLRNKIDKYNISENE, via the coding sequence ATGCAAGATAGAAAAACTATACTACAAAACATGAAAAATATAATCTCCAGAGACGAACCACTATTAGGAGTAGCAGTTGGTTCAGGTATAAGTGCCCGTTATGCTGAAAAAGGTGGAGCAGATTTTTTAATGGTTTTAAATGCTGGGATCTTTAGAATGGCAGGTGTTTCCTCAACTGCTGCTTTACTTCCTTATTATAATGCAAATAAATTGGTAATGAATGTAGGTAAAAATAGAATTTTACCTGCAATTAAAAATACTCCAGTTATTTTTGGTATGTGCGGTACTGATACAACTATTGATAGATTCAATTATTTAGATCAAATTGAAAAAGCTGGTTTCTCTGGCGTAACAAATTATCCATCAGTAGGTATAATTAATGGGATTTTAAAAAATCATTTAGAAGAAAATAAATTATCATATAAGTGTGAGGTAGAGATTATTGCTGAGGCTGTTCGAAGAGATCTTTTCACAGTAGCTTTTGTGTTTGATGAGCAACAGGCAATTCAGATGGCTCAGGTTAATGCAGACATAATCTGTATAAATTTTGGCTGGACAAAGGGCGGGGAACAGGCACCGGATAAGGATTTCACTCTGGATCAAGCTGTAAATAAAACCAATAATATTTATAATTCTCTTAGAAGAATAGATTCTGATACAATTGTAATGGTTTATGGTGGTCCTATTAACTCTCCAGAAGCAGCAAATTATTTATTTAAAAAAACTAATATTCTTGGTTATATTGGAGGATCTGTTTTCGAAAGAATACCTTTAGAGAAAGAAATATTAAAAACTACTCAACAATATAAGATGTTTACTTCTGTTAAAAAAAGTAATAGCCAAAGATTAAGACAGGAACTTCGGAAAAAGAAATCTTTTGGTCAACTAGTCGGAAAGAGTAAGTCAATGCAAAGAGTTTATAGTATTATTGATCAGATAGCTGATAAAAAAGTTAATGTTTTAATAACCGGTGAAAGTGGAACTGGAAAAGAACTTGTAGCTAGAGCTATCCATTATTATGGAGAATTTAGTGACGCTCCTTTTGTGCCAATCAATACTGCTTCGATCCCATATAATTTATTAGAAAGTGAACTTTTTGGCCATGAAAAAGGCTCTTATACCGGTGCTCATAAAGATAAAAAGGGTAAATTTGAAATTGCAGATGGAGGCACCCTGTTTTTAGATGAAATAGCTGATATGCCAAAAGGGTTACAGGCTAAAATTTTGAGAGCTATAGAAGAAAGTAAAGTTCAAAAAGTTGGAGCTGAAGATACTTTTGATGTCGATCTAAGAGTAATTGCAGCCACAAATAAAGATTTAAGAAAACTTGTTGATAAAAATAAATTTAGAGAAGATCTATTTTATCGTTTAAACGTAGTTCATATAGAATTACCTCCATTAAGAGATAGGAAAGAAGACATTCCTCTATTAATTTCTGAGTTCTTAAAAGAAAATAATGATAAGTATGGAGAAGTTATTAAAGATGTAACCCAGTCTTTTTTTGATTCCATTATTCAATATGATTGGCCAGGTAATATACGAGAACTAAAAAATGTTATTGAAAGAGCATATGTATTAAATGATGAAAACGTAAATTTTTTAACCAGTGAAACATTACCAGCTCATTTGAGAAGTAACACATATAAAATAGATGAAGAATTTTCAGATGATAATGGTGACTTAAAGGGTAAATTAAATATTCTTGAACAAAAAATTATTAAAGAGACACTTGAAGATAATGATTTTAATATCTCTAGAAGTGCAGAAGAATTAAATATTACTAGAAAAACATTGAGAAATAAGATAGATAAATATAATATTAGTGAAAACGAGTAA
- a CDS encoding DUF3795 domain-containing protein has translation MIESRCGILCSECNYRDEVNCDSCVNIAKPFWGDICPVKSCCEEKKLSHCGECETFPCDLLKQFSYDEEQGDNGLRIEQCRSWARQ, from the coding sequence ATAATTGAATCTAGATGTGGAATTCTCTGTAGTGAATGTAATTATCGTGATGAAGTAAATTGTGATAGCTGTGTAAATATTGCTAAACCGTTCTGGGGTGATATCTGTCCGGTTAAATCATGTTGTGAGGAAAAGAAGTTAAGTCACTGCGGAGAATGCGAGACTTTTCCCTGTGATTTGCTTAAACAATTTTCCTATGATGAAGAACAGGGAGATAATGGTTTAAGAATAGAACAATGCAGAAGCTGGGCCAGGCAATAA
- a CDS encoding aminoglycoside 6-adenylyltransferase, translated as MRTEKEVLSEFNKWAKAKDLIRTAILTSSRARPAGEIDFLSDYDIELYVTDLRIFKKDDSWLEPFGPIIVRWPYKPRSTGFKPGNWITRLILFKDGVRIDFQITDQQQIEPDAYDNGYKVLIDKDQVASQLAEPTYSEYIINKPGREEFENLVNEFWWNAYYVPKYLWREEITYAKYMLDNILRYSYLHKIIDWYIGMENDWSVETGALGKNFKDYLKPDTWADLEETYTGADIEANWKTFFKMTDLFRRLAKEVGNELGYEYPDEVDQEVMEFCKMIKTK; from the coding sequence ATGAGAACTGAAAAAGAAGTCTTATCAGAATTTAATAAATGGGCTAAAGCAAAAGACTTGATTAGAACTGCAATCTTAACCAGTTCCCGGGCAAGACCAGCTGGAGAGATTGATTTCCTATCTGATTATGATATCGAGCTCTATGTTACTGATTTAAGAATCTTCAAGAAAGATGACAGCTGGCTTGAGCCATTTGGTCCTATTATTGTTCGCTGGCCTTATAAGCCTCGTTCAACAGGCTTTAAGCCAGGCAACTGGATTACCAGGCTTATTTTATTTAAAGATGGTGTCAGAATAGATTTTCAGATTACCGATCAGCAGCAGATAGAACCAGATGCCTATGATAACGGTTATAAAGTTTTAATAGATAAAGATCAAGTGGCGAGCCAATTAGCAGAGCCGACCTATTCAGAGTATATTATCAATAAACCTGGCAGAGAAGAATTTGAAAACCTGGTAAATGAGTTCTGGTGGAATGCATATTATGTTCCTAAATATCTCTGGAGAGAAGAGATAACCTATGCCAAGTATATGCTGGATAATATTCTTAGATATTCATATTTACATAAAATTATAGACTGGTATATCGGGATGGAAAATGACTGGTCAGTAGAAACAGGAGCATTAGGTAAAAATTTCAAGGATTATCTTAAACCAGATACCTGGGCTGACTTAGAAGAAACTTATACAGGGGCTGATATAGAAGCTAACTGGAAAACATTTTTTAAAATGACCGATCTATTTAGAAGGTTGGCTAAGGAGGTTGGCAATGAGCTGGGGTATGAATACCCAGATGAAGTAGACCAGGAGGTCATGGAATTTTGTAAAATGATTAAAACAAAATAA
- a CDS encoding GNAT family N-acetyltransferase translates to MDQMIKYLTSLDGITAEQLGGFFVGWAEPLTPAEHLKALQNSEYIVLAFDTEKQKVVGFINALSDEINFAFIPMLEVLPEYQKSGIGKELINKMLGQLAHLGCIDLTCDQELQPYYEKFGMLRSHGMILRKHLNQRGE, encoded by the coding sequence ATGGATCAGATGATTAAATATTTAACTTCTCTGGACGGAATTACAGCTGAGCAGTTAGGGGGATTCTTTGTTGGCTGGGCTGAGCCTCTAACACCAGCAGAACATCTAAAAGCATTACAGAATAGCGAATATATTGTTTTAGCCTTTGACACAGAAAAGCAGAAGGTTGTCGGTTTTATCAATGCTCTCTCTGATGAAATAAACTTTGCCTTTATCCCAATGCTGGAAGTCTTGCCAGAATACCAGAAAAGTGGGATAGGCAAGGAACTAATTAATAAAATGCTTGGGCAATTAGCTCACCTGGGTTGTATTGATTTAACCTGTGATCAGGAGCTGCAGCCTTATTATGAAAAATTTGGCATGCTCAGGTCCCATGGTATGATTTTGAGAAAACATTTGAATCAGAGAGGAGAATAG
- a CDS encoding HD domain-containing protein has protein sequence MGYSKLVIKALEYAAFYHKKEVRKGTKTPYIVHPVEVAMILKESSLEEEIIAAGILHDILEDTGVTTDELRAEFGVEILRLVLGASEELEDREGTEWEERKEHTIGFLKEEADFKVKAIACADKLSNARSMLRDLETEDPEKFWDRFNEVKKEQKWYYESLVESLDELDGMEMYNEFKEVVDRLF, from the coding sequence ATGGGTTATAGTAAATTAGTTATTAAGGCTTTAGAATATGCAGCTTTTTATCATAAAAAAGAAGTCAGAAAAGGAACCAAAACCCCTTATATTGTCCATCCAGTTGAAGTTGCAATGATCTTAAAAGAGAGTTCACTTGAAGAGGAAATTATAGCTGCCGGAATACTTCATGATATTTTAGAGGATACTGGTGTCACTACAGATGAACTCAGGGCAGAATTTGGGGTAGAGATATTAAGATTGGTATTAGGAGCATCTGAGGAATTAGAAGATAGAGAAGGAACTGAATGGGAAGAAAGGAAAGAACATACTATAGGGTTTTTAAAAGAAGAAGCTGATTTTAAAGTTAAGGCTATTGCCTGTGCTGATAAGTTAAGTAATGCCAGAAGTATGCTAAGAGACCTGGAAACTGAAGATCCTGAAAAGTTCTGGGATAGGTTTAATGAAGTAAAGAAAGAACAGAAATGGTATTATGAATCTTTAGTTGAAAGCCTGGATGAGTTAGATGGTATGGAGATGTATAATGAATTTAAGGAAGTTGTTGATAGGTTGTTTTAA
- a CDS encoding aminoglycoside phosphotransferase family protein: MSNKKISAKTYQNLKTRAEEILEENLAEKREVEGLQNNNWVFLTVDNKSPYLVKFVPAEEKERLTIERKVYQFVNDRLDITVPEVLAYGESEYGDYLVREVIEGQSLKDYLTDGKKNDRVLYQAGQLLAKLHQIEFEEKGIFTSDLKVKEYDIFSKVEYNKFLEKLYDHEEITEKEYSLLKQVDVDYYFKRPPYVFCHSDYSPNNILVNDDDVVSIIDMEWACSAPYMDDLASFDLFLELEGFNYGIEEYYKGYNSIKEIDDYYFEHKNFYKFYRLVTMLSYQVAAEDERFDNQFLENMKAKFRSQLTNYPDFKSI, encoded by the coding sequence ATGTCCAATAAAAAAATTTCAGCCAAAACCTATCAGAATTTAAAAACAAGAGCTGAAGAAATTTTAGAGGAAAATCTGGCTGAAAAAAGAGAGGTTGAAGGTCTCCAGAATAACAACTGGGTATTTCTCACTGTTGATAATAAATCACCTTATCTGGTTAAGTTTGTGCCAGCGGAGGAGAAAGAAAGATTGACAATAGAAAGAAAGGTTTATCAGTTTGTAAATGACAGGCTGGATATTACTGTTCCTGAGGTTTTAGCTTATGGCGAATCCGAATACGGAGACTATCTGGTAAGGGAGGTTATTGAGGGGCAGAGTTTAAAAGACTATTTAACTGATGGTAAAAAGAATGACAGGGTATTATATCAGGCCGGCCAGTTACTGGCTAAATTACATCAAATAGAGTTTGAAGAAAAAGGCATTTTCACCTCTGATTTAAAAGTAAAAGAATATGATATCTTCTCAAAGGTCGAGTACAATAAATTTCTTGAAAAGTTATATGATCATGAGGAGATTACAGAAAAAGAATATTCTTTATTAAAGCAAGTAGATGTTGATTATTATTTTAAGAGACCTCCCTATGTTTTCTGCCATAGCGATTACAGCCCTAACAATATTTTAGTAAATGACGATGATGTTGTTAGTATAATAGATATGGAATGGGCCTGTTCTGCACCTTATATGGATGATCTAGCTTCTTTCGACTTATTCCTTGAATTAGAAGGATTTAACTATGGGATTGAAGAATATTATAAAGGGTATAATAGCATTAAAGAGATAGATGATTATTATTTTGAGCATAAAAACTTTTATAAGTTTTATAGATTGGTTACGATGCTCTCTTATCAGGTAGCTGCAGAAGATGAGAGGTTTGATAATCAATTCCTGGAAAATATGAAAGCTAAATTTCGTAGTCAATTAACCAATTACCCTGACTTCAAAAGTATTTAA
- a CDS encoding alpha/beta hydrolase family protein: MFVIFLVSILITLGACDTSGDIGNIIDETDKIIDSGPIIETKHNDAEGTWIKKESDRDDGPPFIINLEFVEYEDEQEIKRVIDNYQYGRTGASSDIFVQAGEFRENNEKVYMFIKGKERTLKAAIILDDEKGNDLLSQARNKEGSNFDDFIINIIAESEDVVYGVIESESQLIEVESDPSKGFNWNYYVYIPESFDPDDNSDYTNHILLRNNYPDVSNDPEEYNSSAKNMAQRSQVGEELGIPIIVPAIPRPDNIDGATEPASHHFTTRLDRNTLSLHLNEGVDEKYHRLDQQIVYMLDDALDRLADKDIYLDDKVFTWGYSALGHFTNRFSKLHPERVQASVSGGIAVITLPEYERNDVDLYFPVGVYDLLELTDKEFDMEAYKDIPQFIFRGKADGGDALSGDNTIDERERDKYEKAVETKTLYDDELAWTEEGLQIMIDRMNKVEDIYNINNIPAQFRLYEGVEHEMTPEIYDDVIEFFKRNAGNELNEID, translated from the coding sequence TTGTTTGTTATCTTTTTAGTAAGTATTTTAATTACTTTAGGAGCGTGTGATACAAGCGGAGATATTGGAAACATAATAGATGAAACAGATAAAATAATTGATAGTGGCCCTATTATTGAAACTAAGCATAATGATGCAGAAGGAACATGGATAAAAAAAGAGAGCGATAGAGATGATGGTCCACCTTTTATTATAAACCTGGAGTTTGTTGAATATGAAGATGAGCAGGAAATTAAGAGGGTTATTGATAATTATCAGTATGGGAGAACTGGAGCTTCTAGTGATATATTTGTACAAGCAGGTGAATTTAGAGAAAATAATGAAAAAGTATATATGTTTATAAAAGGTAAAGAAAGAACTCTAAAGGCAGCTATAATATTAGATGATGAAAAGGGTAATGATTTATTAAGTCAAGCTAGAAACAAAGAGGGCTCTAATTTTGATGATTTTATAATAAATATAATTGCAGAAAGTGAAGATGTTGTATATGGAGTAATAGAATCTGAAAGTCAACTCATTGAAGTAGAAAGTGATCCTTCTAAAGGCTTTAATTGGAATTACTATGTTTATATACCAGAATCATTTGATCCTGATGATAACTCAGATTACACTAACCATATTCTCTTAAGAAATAATTATCCTGATGTTAGTAATGACCCTGAAGAATATAATAGCTCAGCGAAGAATATGGCTCAAAGAAGTCAAGTTGGTGAAGAATTAGGAATCCCAATTATAGTACCTGCTATTCCAAGGCCAGATAACATTGATGGAGCAACCGAGCCAGCAAGTCATCATTTTACAACTCGACTTGATAGAAATACATTAAGTCTTCATTTAAATGAAGGTGTTGATGAGAAATATCATAGATTAGATCAGCAGATTGTATATATGTTAGATGATGCTCTTGATAGATTAGCTGATAAAGATATTTATTTGGATGATAAGGTTTTTACCTGGGGTTATTCTGCCTTAGGTCATTTCACAAATAGATTTAGTAAATTACATCCAGAGAGGGTTCAGGCATCAGTATCAGGTGGTATAGCTGTAATAACACTTCCTGAATATGAAAGGAATGATGTTGATCTATATTTCCCGGTAGGTGTTTATGATTTATTAGAATTAACTGATAAAGAGTTTGATATGGAAGCATATAAAGATATTCCACAATTCATTTTTCGTGGCAAAGCAGATGGAGGAGATGCTCTTTCAGGCGATAATACAATAGATGAAAGAGAAAGAGATAAATATGAAAAAGCTGTAGAAACTAAGACACTTTATGATGATGAATTAGCTTGGACTGAAGAAGGCTTACAAATTATGATTGATAGAATGAATAAGGTTGAAGATATTTATAATATAAATAATATACCAGCACAATTTAGATTATATGAAGGCGTTGAGCATGAAATGACACCTGAAATTTATGATGATGTTATAGAGTTTTTTAAGAGGAATGCTGGCAATGAATTGAACGAAATTGATTAA